A genomic segment from Peribacillus sp. ACCC06369 encodes:
- a CDS encoding glutamate-1-semialdehyde 2,1-aminomutase, translated as MDFSNSELLHKEALEHIVGGVNSPSRSYKAVGGGSPVAMDHAKGAYFWDVDGNKYIDYLAAYGPIITGHAHPHITEAIVKAAETGVLYGTPTKHEVKFAKMLKDAIPSMDKVRFTNSGTESVMSTIRVARAYTGRDKIIKFAGCYHGHSDLVLVAAGSGPSTLGTPDSAGVPKSIAQEVITVPFNDIEPFKEALNKWGNEIAAVLVEPIVGNFGIVEPSPGFLEEVISLSHEAGSLVIFDEVITAFRFMYGGAQDFLGIQPDLTALGKIIGGGLPIGAYGGKKEIMETVAPLGPAYQAGTMAGNPASMLSGIACLEVLKEEGLYDELDRLGKILEEGILKAARQYNVPITINRLKGALTIYFTTEKIENYEQAENTDGEMFAKFFKLMLNQGINLAPSKYEAWFLTIAHTDDDIAYTLKAVEHAFKNLI; from the coding sequence TTGGATTTTAGTAATTCGGAGCTTTTACATAAAGAGGCATTAGAACATATAGTTGGTGGGGTTAACAGCCCATCCCGTTCTTACAAAGCTGTAGGCGGCGGTTCACCAGTTGCAATGGATCATGCCAAAGGGGCTTATTTCTGGGATGTAGATGGCAATAAATATATCGATTATTTAGCTGCATATGGCCCGATCATCACAGGGCATGCCCATCCACATATTACGGAGGCAATCGTTAAAGCGGCAGAAACCGGCGTTTTATACGGCACACCAACAAAACATGAAGTGAAATTTGCCAAAATGTTGAAAGATGCCATTCCATCCATGGATAAAGTCCGCTTCACCAATTCAGGCACTGAGTCTGTCATGTCCACCATCCGTGTGGCCCGCGCTTACACCGGACGCGATAAGATCATCAAGTTTGCCGGCTGTTACCATGGTCACTCGGACCTTGTTCTAGTAGCTGCTGGTTCAGGCCCGTCCACCCTAGGCACACCGGACTCAGCCGGCGTGCCCAAAAGTATCGCACAAGAAGTCATCACGGTGCCTTTCAATGATATCGAGCCTTTTAAAGAAGCACTGAATAAATGGGGCAATGAAATTGCAGCCGTACTTGTTGAACCGATCGTCGGTAACTTTGGAATCGTAGAACCAAGCCCAGGCTTCTTGGAAGAAGTCATTTCATTATCTCACGAAGCCGGATCACTCGTCATTTTCGACGAAGTCATCACAGCTTTCCGCTTCATGTATGGAGGGGCACAGGACTTCTTGGGCATTCAGCCCGATTTGACGGCGCTTGGAAAAATCATCGGGGGCGGACTTCCGATTGGTGCCTATGGCGGCAAAAAAGAGATCATGGAAACTGTCGCACCGTTAGGACCAGCCTATCAAGCAGGTACGATGGCAGGAAATCCGGCTTCCATGCTTTCCGGGATAGCTTGCTTAGAAGTACTAAAAGAAGAGGGTCTGTACGACGAGCTTGACCGGCTGGGAAAAATTCTTGAAGAAGGTATCCTGAAAGCCGCTCGCCAATATAATGTCCCGATCACCATCAACCGCCTAAAAGGGGCATTGACGATCTATTTCACGACAGAAAAAATTGAAAACTATGAGCAGGCGGAAAATACTGATGGCGAAATGTTCGCTAAGTTCTTCAAACTCATGCTCAACCAAGGCATCAATTTGGCGCCTTCTAAATATGAAGCATGGTTCTTGACAATAGCTCACACGGACGATGATATCGCTTATACTCTAAAAGCGGTTGAACATGCATTCAAAAACCTAATTTAA